tgaggaaggaaaaaagggaaaggaaggaaaagagggaggaaaggaaggaagggaaggagggggaaaaaagagaaaaaaggagacttcagtgagtggggacctggcccaggtaaactaggcatcccaaggacccagggctggttttctcatgcaacagtaGCCaggttgtgttcattttcatggtttcctcctttctgttgaaattgtccacatgcttgtgggcttcaatggcttctctgtgtagtctgacatggtagttgttagggtggcccagcatttctgtgttctcaaatgatatgctGTGCCCGggttggctcatcaagtgctttgctacaGCTAGGGTCAACTAatcacctcccgacaaaggattcctccaggcaggaagcagccaagctttgaatctgcaaatCCATTAAATGcttatcaagctggccaattgcaacattcacactttcctcaagcagacaagaattctttctcccaccctggaacttccacagatatataaaccccacttgactggtttccaacagaactcataggagatgcaggcgaaacgtcaggagagaatgcctctggaacatggccatacagcccggaaaactcacaactacTCACtcattccgaccatgaaagccttcgacaatgccaGGGTCAGTGGCAGGCAACAGAAAGGCAAGGCGGAAAAAGGAGGAGGGACATAACGAGTTACATAACGAATTACTTTGGAAAAAGAAACTTTCCAAGCTTCTGGGTCTTAACGTGGtatcacagtgtagatgtacccccacAAAAATGAGATCCCGCCCCCTCCGCCTCGCCGGGGTCTGGGGGGAAAAGTGTGGGAAGAATGAAACTTTTTGTGTCAACGTGGCGCCCAGCAGCCAGTCCCAGGGCCTCTCGGCCACGCCCCTCGCCCATCCTCGGCCTCCGATTGGCTCCGGGAGGGATGAGGGGCGTGGCCCGGGAGACAACTGCAAGAGTGAAGATGAACTGGGGCGGGATTCAGAGAGGGGCCATTGCTGGGAGTGGAGCTGCTGCTGCAAGTGGGGCAAGAAGGTAAAATCGGTGATGGGGGATAAAATGGGGGTGGTTAGGGGGCATATGATGGAGAGGTAGGGAGATTCAGTGGCTCATgtgaggaaaagggggaaaataactCAAATATTTGCAAAATTTCTTTTTTGGGGAtcctggagtgcatctacaccaggcatgggcaaactttggccctccaggtgttttggactgtaactcccacaattcctaacagccggtaggctgttaggaattgtgggagttgcagtccaaaacacctggagggccaaagtttgcccatacctgctttagCCTAGCAATTCTATAGCAATGAACCATAGCAATTAAGGTGTCAGAAGAAAGGTATGGCTGTGAGTCATGTTAAATAGATGTGGTTTGCAGTTGTTTGCAGGTTTAAAAGTGTGCAATAGCAGGGTTTGAACAAAGAGGAAGAAATTGAATGATGTTGGGGAGCATCCTGACGAGTCTCAAGCTTGCAATCGGACTCCATGTCATGGGTAGTAGAAAAAAGAATTGCTATGTTTTGTTGAaaactttcatggccaaaattactgggttgctgtgagttttctgggctgtatgggcatgttccagaagcattctttcctgatgttttgcctgcatctatggcaggcatcctcacaagctctgaggatacctgccatagatgcaggtgaaacatcaggaaaaaaatgcttccggaacatgcccatacatcccggaaaactcacagcaccccaattGCTATGTATTTCTTTGCCTTGCAGAGATGCACAAAAGGCACTTTTATAAGCTTCAGGAAGGCTGAGTAAACTACCCATGTACTGGATGGATGGACTTCTGTATCCATGTCACCAATTTAGCACATAGTGGTTTTGCAATAGCAGAGCATGTATTGTGGCCGTGGGAGGGAAGGATGGCATCAAAAAATAACTCAAGGTATAGGACACCTTGATCAATggaattattacactatgtaacaaaacttgaaaatgtttttgttcctagtttgaaactGTTATTTCCTCTTTCGTTGTACAGtactacttactttgaaagtagttgttctgctcgagaaacttcatttttgtggctgccacaaactaggttgaattggttgagactctgtgagatattgattgaaaaactacagcaaaatgtgctgcggcatgttctgcaaaaacaaagttttttgcagtttaataaacttttcccatgtttttatggtagaaccaattaggaatgatagaaacaattaagatagaaccaattaggaaatgacattttcccaggaacaaaattgtgtCACATAGTGCTATAATATTATTCTTATTCCCTGACTCTAAGAGGAATAAGGCCTcatatacactgaccatttaatacagcttcaaactgcagcagccaggCAACAAACTTTCAGGAAagtgcacaaaagaaagcccttaatatgCCTCAGTGTTCTGAAGTTTGTGAAATCACCAACAGACTGGTTCCATGATTTTCTATAGAATTATCTGCTCAGCGGAACCACTTTCATGAATAcagatttgaaactgcattaaatgatcagtgtagatgaggcccaaGAGTGAGGACTCTCAATGTAGCAGGGCTGCTGTGTCACTATGACCGTTTAAATAGAGATAAGATGTTGGAATAATTCCATCTAGAGTTATGTTGACCGATAGCTCCTGTTGAGCCCAAAGGTTTGCTTGCGATCCGTATTCTTTATGCCCTAATTCTCCATCAAGGCCTTTTTTCTGAGCTGAGACCCTCAATTGTGTCCCTTTGTCTGATAATTTCAATATGTTTCCTTGGATCTCTTTTTCAGTGTAAAGGATTACAAGGAGAAAGCAGCCTTCTAAAGGGTTTTTGCCACGTGGGGGCAGAAACTCTCTTTTAAGTTTGGCAGCATAGCTTTGCTTCCATTTAGAGTCAAGTCACCGCTGAGCTGGTAGGGAGGAGTTGGCTTGAGTTTTGCACATTTTAGAGTTGCAGGGgtcatttgaaaatacaatgtTAAGAAGGTTTTTTGGTGGGTGCCAGAAGCTCCTTTTGCAGGTTGTCCAAGCAATTTGGCATCGGATGGATCTGCTTTGTCCTGCTGTCCAGGAAGTAATGCGCTGTTCTGATTCTGCTGTCACTTTGCTCCTCTGTGGCTTTCTCTGGAAAGGATTTGGGGACAACTTTAATTGAGGTGCCTCCAAGAGTTGAACATTCTGTATCTTGGACAGTacaattgggaactgccctagttCTCTGCTGCAGTTGGGATTACTAGATTTCTCATTTTTTGCCAGTTTTGCCCTTGGAACGACAGGTGCAGATTTATTTTAAACTCTTTTATTTTGTCATGCCATGCCCACCCCCAGATTGGCCTGAGATCCTTATAATTGAGATATTTTACTGGTTGGATAAGGTTAAAATACGTGCAAGAGAATAGATTAAGCACCAGGAATTCCACATTCTCTTAAGAGTGGGTGGATCAAAAACTCCATAATGCTCTTTGAAAGTGAAGTGCGTGTGTGTCTGGCTGGGACAGAATCAAAGTAAGTGGAAATACAGAACAGATAAAGTAACTAGGAATCCAGACTCTGTGTTCTTAGATGTGGGAGAGAGACCTAAAGAAGAAAAAAGCTGGTTTGCTTGGAGGTCATTTTGCAGCTAATGTGGCCataaaagtgcatctacactgtagaattaaagcagtttgatgccactttcactgccttgactcaatgctatagaatcctgggagtgatAGTTTCACAAGGACTGCCAAATAATATTGGCGCCTCTCCAAAATACAAGTCTCATGGTTTAtaacatcgagccatggcagttaaagtggtgtcaaactgcattaattcttcaatgtagatgcacccttcgaAGAAGAGTTGAACTGACAAAGAGCAAAGTTGAGAAACTTGTGAATAGGTACATGGACCACTCTCCATATTGACCGTGTTCCTTTTTTTCAAAGCTGTGCACAATGACGTGGCAGAAGAGCCTGTGTTCCTACTGGATGTTGACTGTATGTGTCATGTGGGTTCTGGCCAAGCCACCCCCTGACAAGAAGGACCGTGTCCATCACAGCCCAGACCTCAGTGACCACCTCCACGACGACAGCCAAGATTTCCAGTATGATCACGAAGCCTTCTTGGGTAAAGAGGAGGCCAAGACATTCGACCAGTTGACTCCCGAAGAGAGCAAAGAACGTCTAGCGTAAGAGGAAAACCTTTAGCATTCCAACATTGCCATTTTTAACACTGGAAGTAGTGACTGAGTGAAGAATATTGCATCCTAGGTTGTGTGGAAACAATGCAATCTTATATTCCCTTAGGTGGGTCAGTActagactaagggtgcatctacactatagagttaATACAGCTTCACACCacttctggattcagaaactggatcatatggcatgGTAGATAGGgcctgagacatggcagttaaagtggtgtcaaactgcattaattctatagtgtagatacacctttgGAGAGCCCAAATCCTTGTTCTGTCTTGGAAACTCACAGGATTACTTTGGCAaattgcactctctcagcctaagacAAAATTCTGAAGCAGACCTGCataacctgcagccctccagctgttttggcctccaaatcccagaagttggaggccaaaacagctgcaggggtgcaggttgtgcaggtctgctCTAAAGAAATATTACCAAGAATTCCCTATGATAAGCTCACCATGTGTTGGGTTTAATGTGAAGGAACATAACTGCAACAAATATCCCATCAATCTCGGCCAGTATAGGCAGTGTTGAAGGAGAGAGGAGATAAGAGTCCAACACTTCTGGATAACATACATGTGCTTCATTAGCATTAGTTTAGGTTAGTTGTACCATCCAGGTTTTCTTGAAACAGAAAGAGGATTATTTTGGTGCTGCATCTTTAGAGCGGCTTCAAATTACTGCTAATATGGCACCCTTAACAAAGTAAGAAAAATTTAAATAGCTGTGCAAATTAATGTGCTTTACCCAAACCAAACCAATTTGGAAAACGGGAAGCATTCTGCATAGCATTCTGTAAATAGAAAGTAGGTTTGGCCATACTGGCATATATCTAAATGATTGGTGGGAGATCAGCAAGTGTTACAACTCTGAATTGcctaataatagcaatagtgtAAAAGCATTTTACCTTTATGTTTAGTGGGTGAAAAATAATACTTAAAGAGGAAGAACTCACAAGCTTGGTTCTGGCAGTGAACACAATATCCTGAGCTGAAGTTGTGCTTTACCTTCTTCCTTATAATAAAGACATTATTTTGCCCTGGTTCCGGTTGGTGGATTTTGTTTAAAACAATTAGCTCCACATGGCCCAAGGCCATTCTGTAGCATAAATCTCATCATATTGGAAAGAAATAATGCTACCTTTCAAGGTGTTGGTCTTGAAAAAGCCTAGTTGACCACTCACAGAGAGTACTAAGTCATTTATCATAGAACAGCTTGCTCCCATTAAGCATGTTTTTATATACTTTAAAGCAGACCACATATCTATTTTTATATACCCATCCAACCACTATAAACTAGTTTCTTTAAGGCAAAAAGTTTTCTGCCCAGTAGAGCAGAAAACTTAACTGGACAAAGAGATATTATTTCCGAAAGTGAGACCAAGCAACACTGTGATGAAATgtgaacagagcttggaaaagtgttTCTTTCTGTATACAATTGGTTGGGGGCATTCTGGTCTGAAAAGTATTATTTTTGAAGCTCTGTTGTAGTGTATACAATAACATTTGAAGTTTGGTTAAAACATTCTGTCTCAAGTCACCCCTTTCCACATAAAGCAGTATCCTTCCGGGTCCTATGATACACTGAAGTACAAGTGATTACCTATCTTTTAGTTGATTATGTCTACCTCGCAGCCCTGTTTACTGCATTGGACTCCTTTATAATGATTGGTACCATAACTGTGTTTattttagattgaactgtttttactgctgttttatgatattgcttttattatatttgtttgatcatgctgttgtatgttgttttgacaactgtTTTCTACATGCTggaaagctgccctgagtcctctcgaggagacgGAGTggtgtatataaataaaggattattattattattattattattaggcaaaaATTCCAAGTCTCTCAAAAATCACAGATTTCAAAGTTCTGTAGTGTGAGGCCATGAACATTTAAGTATTATAAAACAACTATAATTTTACTATACAACGGACTCTTTATCACAGAATTCCATGTGTATTTGGAAAGATTCTGAAGCATATTCCAAACAACACACTTCATTTGCATGGAACATTGAACTACCAACAACATACATATCTAGGAGTTATCATGAaaactttaaaaagtaattttaaaaagtaactttcctaagaTTTGGCTTCAATATAATGCACACATGCATATAGAGAAAGATCAGCAAAAAACCCTGATTTTTTTCATTGGGAAATCCATGCTGACTTCACTTTCCTCACTTCTCCTTTAGACCCTTTAAATTCCACTGAGATGTGTCAGATTTGAACTTGGAGAGAGTTTATCTCATACATTTAAATTGCCTTGAAATTCAGTACGATATAGACATTGGTATGTCAGACTAGGATTTAGGACATCTATTAAAATCCTGGtctatccacattatctgctttgaactggattataggagtctacactgccatataatccagttcaaagcaaataatctggattttctatggcacTGTCAAAGGGGCCTTAGAGTCAATCATTCTCTTGGCTTGACTTGTAATATATAGTTGTGGTGAAGATGAGGTGGAAAAGAAGAGATCCATCAAATCTATATCCTCAATCCTCTGTATTATCTTAAGAACAtctagatattttggactacagcccAATAATCCCTTATCATTGGCCACACTGGATCAAGGTTGGTCAGAACTGGAGGCCAAAATATTTGATAGGCCAAAATTCTCCACGCTGTCCTCAGGAATTGATATCTTAAACTTGAACATACTTTGGTGGCTGTTCTCTTGATTTGCAACATTTATCCTCTCTGCAGGAAAATCGTCGATCGAATCGACAAGGACAAGGATGGCTTTGTGACTCAGCCTGAATTAAAGGATTGGATTAAGCACACACAGCACCGCTATATTTATGAGAACGTGAACAAGAACTGGAAGGACTATGACAAGGATAGCGATGGCCATATCACCTGGACTGAGTTCAAAAATGCAACTTATGGTCACTATGAAGGTGTGGTTAGTGGAAGGAAAttggggagggagaggaagaatgtgTGAGAAGAGTAGGTTAGGTGCTTCCTAGTCTAATTCTGCCTGGGTTGCATACTTTCTAGTGTAATTCTCAAGCAAAGCCAAAGTGCTGTTAGAGGGAATGCCTGAACAACAGCATATATGTAGAAACATTTGTGAGTGGTTATTTAAGCAGAAGGCTGAGGATacagccgtcccgagtccccacggggagatggtggcggggtataaataaagttttattatttttatttattattattacaaggggaggggggaattatGGTATATGGCAAGATTGGAGAACACTTTTCTCCCCTGACTCTTTTTACAGCTCCACACAATTCTTGGTCATGTTGGGAATTGTAaagggagctgtaggccaaaaatcaCAGACTATCAGTAGTTTTCTGCTTCCTACTCCTTCCCTGTCTACAGTGTTTAGTACAGGAGAAGGCAAATTGTGCACTTTAAACCACATGGCTTCTCCAGGACTCCCAGtggagcctgaaaacatggcaaCCATGACTCACAGCCCCTACATTGCATTCAGGCGAATGCTTGCCTCCTGCAGATGCCTGCCCTGGTTTAGTAAAAAGAAAAAGGGCTAAGAATGAGAACTTTTGCCTGTGGGTGAGTAGGGTTTATTAGATGGGATTGCATTCCACTGGGAAGATTTGGAGAGACTTTCTTCTACGCTTTCTCCCCAATAATCTTGAtacatattgggttgctgtgagttttctgggctgtatggccatgttccagaagcatcatcTCCctgtgtttcgcccacatctatgacaggcatctccagaggttgtgagatctgttggaaactaggcaagggaggtttatatatctgtgggaagtccagggtgggcaaaagaactcttgtctgtttgaggaaagtgggaataaagaacaacactcagaaaacagaggaattccagacaggaagcaatcagggcctgctaacacctctcaacaaaggattccctcaggcaagaagcagtcagactttgaagctgcaaggctattcagtgctaatcaatgtggtcaattgcaacatttacactgcctcaaacagaccagagttctttctcccaccctggacattccataaatatataagccccacttgcctagtttccaatggacctcacaacttctgaggatgcttgccgtagatatgggcaaaacgttgggagagaatgcctctggaacatggccataccgcccggaaaactcacagcaacccagtgattccagccatgaaagccttcaataatacaGATTGTTTGTTTCTCCTCTGTTAACAGTACTGAAGAAAAAACTAGTTATTGTATATGAaattggaaaagggggaaaattcAAAGGCAATGGATGGTCAGGGGTTGCATGTGGTGCTTGGATTGCCAGTTGTGAACTCCTGAATTGTAAGATTGGAAGCTTGCAACCATAGGTGCCATGGAAAGGGGTGTATGTCTATGATGGTTTCTGTACATCCTTGTTATGCTCTGTTAAATGATCTAGTAGCACACAAGGAGAAGAGAGTTCAGATGGTAACTCTAGAGGGGGACTCTAGAGTGGTGAAACCAGAATTTG
This sequence is a window from Anolis carolinensis isolate JA03-04 chromosome 6, rAnoCar3.1.pri, whole genome shotgun sequence. Protein-coding genes within it:
- the rcn3 gene encoding reticulocalbin-3; the encoded protein is MRSRPLRLAGVWGEKCGKNETFCVNVAPSSQSQGLSATPLAHPRPPIGSGRDEGRGPGDNCKSEDELGRDSERGHCWEWSCCCKWGKKLCTMTWQKSLCSYWMLTVCVMWVLAKPPPDKKDRVHHSPDLSDHLHDDSQDFQYDHEAFLGKEEAKTFDQLTPEESKERLAKIVDRIDKDKDGFVTQPELKDWIKHTQHRYIYENVNKNWKDYDKDSDGHITWTEFKNATYGHYEGEEFGDLEDKDSYRRMLARDERRFKAADKDGDLSATREEFTAFLHPEEFDYMKDLVVTETIEDIDKNGDGFVEVDEYLGDMYSPETGEPEPSWVKSERQQFLDHRDLNKDGKMDREEIGHWILPPDYDHAEVESKHLLVHSDVDKDEKITKQEILDNWNMFVGSQATNYGEDLTKEHDEL